The genomic region TTCTTTTACTTTAATTAATAAGATAACAACAATTTTATTAGGAGTATTTACATCAGCATTTATTAATAGATATGCAGGTGCATCATTAAAAGGAGAATATGCTGTTTTATTAAATCTATTGAATATTTTTTCTGTTTTTGCAAATTTAGGACTTTATCAAGCTTATCCTTATTATAAAAGAAAAGGGTATAAAGATATACTATCTAAATTTATTAATGTATTTTATTATCAATTTATTTTTTATTGTGTGATGGCTTTTTGTTCATATTTATTAATAGATAATAAAGTATTAAATATTGTATTATTAATGTTGCCAATTGCTGTTTTAACAAATCAATTAAATTTTATAATTATGGTTGAGAATGTTAATTATAAAAATAAAATAAATATTTTTGGAAGTTTTATTAAATTTTTACTTGCTTTTGTAACTTACTTTTTCTTCTCTAAAAGGATTGAAATCTTAGTATTAAATTTAATGATATATGATATATTTCTATTATTTTGTTATTTAAGAATGTTGAGAGTAAAATTTACTATTAGATATTTAAATTTAAATTTTATTATTTCAATAATAAAATTTGGATTTGTTGCAATGGTTACATCACTTTTAGTTAATTTAAACTATAAATTAGATGTATTAATGTTAAATAGTTATTTATCAAGTAGTTTAGTTGGGATTTATTCAGTAGGGGTAACATTAGCTGAGTTTGGATGGTTAATACCTGATACTTTTAAAGATGTATTATTTTCTAAAACAGCAAAATCAGATTCAATAAATTCTATTATAAACTGTTTGAAAATATCATTTTATGTTATCATAGTTATTACTTTTATGGTGATATTATTTGGTAAAATTTTTATAAAAATTATGTATGGTAATGAGTTTTTGGATTCTTATATTGTAACAGTAATATTATTTTTAGGAATACCCTCAATGGCATGGTTTAAAATTATATCTACTTTATATTTAGCTAAGGGAAAACGATATTTCTATTTAATGACATTATTGCTTAGTGTAGTTTCAAACGTAATTTTTAATATAGCATTAATACCTAAATTCTC from Clostridium isatidis harbors:
- a CDS encoding polysaccharide biosynthesis C-terminal domain-containing protein gives rise to the protein MLKKINIKYILTNEYSFTLINKITTILLGVFTSAFINRYAGASLKGEYAVLLNLLNIFSVFANLGLYQAYPYYKRKGYKDILSKFINVFYYQFIFYCVMAFCSYLLIDNKVLNIVLLMLPIAVLTNQLNFIIMVENVNYKNKINIFGSFIKFLLAFVTYFFFSKRIEILVLNLMIYDIFLLFCYLRMLRVKFTIRYLNLNFIISIIKFGFVAMVTSLLVNLNYKLDVLMLNSYLSSSLVGIYSVGVTLAEFGWLIPDTFKDVLFSKTAKSDSINSIINCLKISFYVIIVITFMVILFGKIFIKIMYGNEFLDSYIVTVILFLGIPSMAWFKIISTLYLAKGKRYFYLMTLLLSVVSNVIFNIALIPKFSIYGAAIASVFSYTVCGGIFLIDFCKKYNLKMINIFSIKNSDFKGLIKKLKSQ